The Aeromicrobium yanjiei genome includes a region encoding these proteins:
- a CDS encoding O-methyltransferase, with protein sequence MSAPAEVPDLVASTLDLSRQRGFITSIRNETGRLLATLAASRTGTLAELGTGCGVGSAWLSSGAPKGARVVSAELDPVLAEDVQKIFARTDNVDVIAGDWSTLEQYAPFSLLFVDVREVMESIDVLADLMEPGGMVILDDFVPSAFWPPIVEGRVDTVREQWLTDERFAAVEMLIDVDASLIIATRR encoded by the coding sequence GTGAGTGCACCCGCTGAAGTCCCCGACCTCGTCGCGAGCACCCTGGACCTGTCCCGCCAGCGCGGATTCATCACCTCGATCCGCAACGAGACCGGACGCCTCCTCGCCACGCTCGCTGCGTCCCGCACCGGCACGCTCGCCGAGCTCGGCACCGGCTGCGGCGTCGGATCGGCCTGGCTCTCCAGCGGCGCCCCCAAGGGTGCCCGGGTCGTCAGCGCCGAGCTCGACCCCGTCCTCGCCGAGGACGTGCAGAAGATCTTCGCCCGGACCGACAACGTCGACGTGATCGCCGGCGACTGGTCGACGCTCGAGCAGTACGCACCGTTCTCCCTGCTCTTCGTCGACGTGCGGGAGGTCATGGAGAGCATCGACGTCCTCGCCGACCTGATGGAGCCCGGCGGCATGGTCATCCTCGACGACTTCGTCCCGTCGGCGTTCTGGCCGCCCATCGTCGAAGGCCGGGTCGACACCGTCCGCGAGCAGTGGCTGACCGACGAGCGCTTCGCCGCAGTCGAGATGCTGATCGACGTCGACGCCTCCCTCATCATCGCCACCCGCCGCTGA
- a CDS encoding YczE/YyaS/YitT family protein, giving the protein MNGLLGRLVRLNVGLFLYGFTMAMLVESTLGLDPWDVFHEGVTEHVGLTFGQVVIVTGAFVLLLWIPLRQLPGVGTVLNVLVIGLAADFGIAVIVQPDELWLRAMLLVGGIVGNGFAGALYIGAALGPGPRDGLWLGLVRRTGRSVRLWRTVIEVAVLAVGFLLGGTVGVGTVLYALTIGPLVQLFMPFTSASTADESRTTGDESRTTGDESPMTGDESLCGNAE; this is encoded by the coding sequence GTGAACGGCCTGCTCGGGCGGCTCGTGCGCCTCAACGTCGGCTTGTTCCTCTACGGATTCACGATGGCGATGCTGGTCGAGTCGACGCTGGGCCTCGACCCGTGGGACGTCTTCCACGAGGGGGTGACCGAGCACGTCGGTCTGACGTTCGGTCAGGTCGTCATCGTCACGGGCGCGTTCGTCCTGCTGCTGTGGATCCCGCTGCGGCAGCTGCCGGGTGTGGGGACGGTCCTGAACGTGCTCGTCATCGGCCTCGCTGCCGACTTCGGCATCGCAGTCATCGTTCAGCCGGACGAGCTGTGGTTGCGAGCCATGCTGCTCGTGGGCGGGATCGTCGGCAACGGGTTCGCCGGGGCGTTGTACATCGGCGCCGCGCTCGGGCCGGGCCCCCGCGACGGGCTGTGGCTCGGTCTTGTCAGGCGTACGGGGCGCAGCGTGCGGCTGTGGCGGACGGTCATCGAGGTCGCAGTGCTCGCGGTGGGCTTCCTCCTCGGCGGGACGGTCGGCGTCGGCACTGTCCTGTACGCCCTCACGATCGGCCCGCTCGTCCAGCTCTTCATGCCGTTCACCTCCGCCTCGACCGCCGACGAGTCGCGCACGACCGGTGACGAGTCGCGTACGACCGGTGACGAGTCACCTATGACCGGTGACGAGTCACTTTGCGGCAACGCTGAGTGA